One genomic segment of Paenibacillus sp. FSL H8-0332 includes these proteins:
- a CDS encoding O-acetyl-ADP-ribose deacetylase, with translation MELTVKNSIIELIRGDITQVEAEAIVNAANTSLLGGGGVDGAIHRAGGKAILEECIKIRNQQGGCPVGEAVVTTAGNLPSRYVIHTVGPVWNGGMSQEEDKLRNCYRNALTQAEGKGVTSIAFPNISTGIYKYPKVLACAVAVEEVSNYLLKNETNIERVIFVCFDEENLAIYKNELSK, from the coding sequence ATGGAACTTACTGTGAAGAACTCTATTATTGAATTGATTCGGGGAGACATCACCCAAGTTGAGGCAGAGGCAATCGTCAATGCTGCGAATACCAGCTTGCTGGGCGGGGGCGGAGTAGACGGTGCTATCCATAGAGCCGGGGGCAAGGCCATTTTAGAAGAATGCATTAAGATCCGGAATCAGCAAGGCGGTTGTCCGGTGGGCGAAGCGGTAGTGACCACAGCAGGAAACTTGCCAAGCCGTTATGTCATTCATACCGTAGGCCCTGTGTGGAACGGCGGCATGAGTCAGGAGGAAGATAAGCTGAGGAATTGTTACAGGAATGCATTAACGCAGGCTGAAGGAAAGGGAGTGACAAGCATTGCTTTTCCCAATATAAGCACCGGCATCTACAAATATCCGAAAGTTTTAGCTTGTGCTGTAGCTGTAGAGGAAGTATCTAATTACCTGTTGAAGAATGAAACAAACATTGAGAGGGTTATATTTGTATGTTTCGATGAAGAGAACTTAGCAATCTATAAGAATGAATTAAGCAAATGA
- a CDS encoding DUF5071 domain-containing protein — MEDINALIQKLDWDTPEAEQAEAIQKLQDIQDEELHLLLQPLGKEYWGGAAEVIVKLGYPRVKPILPGLLQWIQDMNWPGSRRIATLLRETGDPVIPYIQDVFRNQSQDEEWMYWIFEMIIDYWNKDHIAQIQEELIRLTEGKTIALKALRTLWVHQIYPGEAVLLLLEDKKQRSLTEIAQLENTYPGIDCEALQRGFSEGIFKPGLCKSYLEQHREEFSFCNRKSSLHDFVSEIEELVSRVSGSE, encoded by the coding sequence GTGGAGGATATCAATGCACTTATTCAAAAGCTAGACTGGGACACACCTGAAGCCGAACAAGCGGAGGCTATTCAGAAGCTTCAGGACATCCAGGATGAGGAGCTTCATCTATTGTTGCAGCCGCTAGGCAAAGAGTATTGGGGCGGAGCGGCGGAGGTTATTGTTAAGCTGGGCTATCCCCGCGTGAAGCCTATCTTGCCGGGACTGCTTCAGTGGATTCAGGACATGAATTGGCCGGGCTCACGCCGGATTGCTACTTTGTTGAGAGAGACCGGTGATCCGGTGATCCCCTATATTCAAGATGTGTTCAGGAATCAGAGTCAAGATGAGGAATGGATGTACTGGATATTCGAAATGATCATCGATTACTGGAACAAGGACCACATCGCTCAAATTCAGGAGGAGCTAATCCGGCTAACTGAAGGGAAAACAATTGCTCTGAAGGCCTTGCGGACGCTATGGGTCCACCAGATCTATCCGGGAGAAGCCGTTCTACTACTATTAGAGGACAAGAAGCAGAGAAGCCTCACGGAGATCGCCCAGCTGGAGAATACGTATCCCGGCATCGATTGTGAAGCGCTGCAACGAGGATTCAGTGAAGGGATCTTCAAACCGGGATTATGCAAATCTTATTTGGAGCAGCATCGGGAAGAATTCAGCTTCTGTAACCGGAAATCCAGTCTTCATGACTTCGTAAGTGAAATCGAGGAGCTTGTAAGTAGGGTGTCAGGCTCCGAGTAA
- a CDS encoding cation-translocating P-type ATPase has protein sequence MEYYRRNISDTLEEVHSSASGLTSAEVDNRLAKEGYNELKGKAKDPLWKLFLENFKDPMVIVLLIAATVQIVMGHIMESVIIFVVLILNAVISVVQTKKAESSLDALRKMSAPEAKVMRDGALLSIPARELVRGDIVFLEAGDYVPADGRIIESGSLRIDEGMLTGESEAVDKHTDPIPQEAPLGDRRNMAFSGSLVVYGRGTLVITGTALGTELGKIAGLIESAEAKQTPLQRKLESFGKKLGIAVLLLSVLIFSIQALRVWLSNDTVDTTEAILNALMFAVAVAVAAIPEALSSIVTIVLSVGTNKMARQHAIIRKLPAVEALGSTSVICTDKTGTLTQNKMTVVDYFLPGGPEEQFKLKADDWSEEARKLLHIAVLCNDSNINEEGKELGDPTEVALIAFSNNKDRDYREIRDNFPREAELPFDSERKLMTTLHTFEGQKALLTKGGPDVLFSRCSHVLLEGQEVPLTAEVLENFNEANEQFSSRALRVLAYAYKNVPDTVTEVGLDDEHDLVLVGLSAMIDPPREAVYGSIAESNKAGIRTIMITGDHKTTAQAIGRDIGLMAEHEIAVTGQELDAMSEEELDSRLEQIGVYARVSPENKIRIVRAWQRKGKITAMTGDGVNDAPALKQADIGVAMGSGTDVAKDSAAMILTDDNFVSIVNAVAVGRTVFDNIKKAIAYLFAGNLGAIIAILFALIFDWINPFTAIQLLFINLANDSLPAIALGMEKAEPDVMSRKPRDISEGIFAGGMMQAVITRGLLIGIAVIISQYIGLQHSDEMGIAMAFTTLILARTLQTFAARSNSQTSVEAGFFSNKYVIGAVMICFAFYGIAVLPGVRDIFSIPASFGMNHWLTATGLALGAVIVMELAKLVRRMLPAKQAA, from the coding sequence ATGGAGTATTACCGCCGCAATATATCAGACACCCTGGAAGAAGTCCACAGTTCCGCAAGCGGGCTTACGTCTGCTGAAGTAGATAACCGGCTGGCCAAGGAAGGCTACAATGAGTTGAAGGGTAAAGCAAAGGACCCGCTATGGAAGCTGTTTCTGGAGAATTTCAAAGACCCTATGGTCATTGTGCTGCTCATCGCGGCAACCGTTCAGATCGTAATGGGACATATTATGGAATCCGTCATCATCTTCGTGGTGCTGATTCTGAATGCTGTAATCAGTGTGGTTCAGACCAAGAAGGCGGAGAGCTCACTGGACGCCCTGCGCAAAATGTCCGCACCCGAAGCCAAGGTCATGCGGGACGGAGCCTTACTGTCGATTCCGGCAAGGGAGCTGGTCCGGGGCGACATCGTCTTCCTGGAGGCTGGCGATTATGTGCCTGCGGATGGACGGATTATTGAATCCGGGAGTCTGCGGATTGATGAGGGCATGCTGACCGGCGAATCCGAAGCCGTGGATAAGCATACCGACCCTATCCCGCAGGAGGCTCCGCTGGGCGACCGGCGCAACATGGCCTTCAGCGGCTCACTGGTCGTCTATGGACGGGGAACATTGGTGATTACAGGAACGGCACTCGGCACCGAGCTCGGAAAGATTGCCGGGCTGATCGAGAGTGCCGAAGCCAAGCAGACGCCCCTGCAACGCAAGCTGGAGAGCTTCGGCAAAAAGCTGGGGATCGCCGTCCTGTTGCTGTCTGTGCTGATCTTCTCCATTCAAGCCTTACGCGTCTGGCTCTCGAATGACACAGTGGACACCACCGAAGCAATCTTGAATGCCCTGATGTTCGCTGTAGCAGTAGCCGTTGCCGCTATCCCCGAGGCGTTGTCTTCTATCGTAACCATTGTGCTCTCCGTGGGCACGAACAAGATGGCCCGGCAGCATGCTATTATCCGTAAGCTGCCTGCTGTAGAGGCACTGGGATCAACGAGCGTCATCTGTACAGACAAAACCGGAACGCTGACCCAGAATAAAATGACGGTTGTCGATTATTTCCTGCCCGGAGGGCCGGAGGAGCAGTTCAAGCTGAAGGCCGATGACTGGTCGGAAGAAGCCCGCAAGCTGCTGCATATCGCTGTACTCTGTAACGATTCCAATATTAATGAAGAAGGCAAGGAGCTGGGCGACCCGACCGAGGTAGCACTGATTGCCTTCAGCAACAACAAGGACAGGGATTACCGCGAGATCCGCGATAACTTCCCGCGCGAGGCCGAGCTGCCGTTCGATTCGGAACGCAAGCTAATGACCACGCTGCATACGTTCGAAGGACAGAAGGCCCTGCTGACCAAAGGCGGTCCCGATGTCCTGTTCAGCAGATGCTCCCATGTCCTGCTGGAGGGCCAGGAGGTTCCGCTGACGGCAGAGGTCCTGGAAAACTTTAATGAAGCGAACGAACAGTTCTCCAGCAGAGCGCTGCGCGTGCTTGCTTACGCTTATAAGAACGTGCCGGACACGGTCACTGAGGTAGGCCTTGACGATGAGCACGACCTGGTTCTGGTCGGCCTGTCGGCGATGATTGACCCGCCGCGCGAGGCCGTATATGGCTCTATCGCCGAATCGAATAAAGCAGGTATCCGTACGATTATGATTACCGGGGACCACAAGACCACGGCTCAGGCTATCGGCCGCGATATCGGACTGATGGCAGAGCATGAGATTGCAGTCACCGGCCAGGAGCTGGATGCCATGTCCGAGGAGGAGCTGGACAGCAGGCTGGAGCAGATCGGCGTCTATGCCCGTGTCTCCCCTGAGAACAAGATCAGAATTGTCCGTGCCTGGCAGCGTAAAGGCAAAATCACCGCCATGACCGGCGACGGCGTCAATGATGCACCGGCCCTGAAGCAGGCCGATATCGGTGTAGCTATGGGCAGCGGAACCGATGTGGCCAAGGATTCGGCGGCTATGATCCTCACCGATGATAACTTCGTGTCTATTGTCAATGCAGTGGCCGTTGGCCGGACAGTGTTCGATAACATTAAGAAAGCGATCGCCTATCTGTTCGCCGGCAATCTGGGTGCGATTATCGCCATCCTGTTCGCCCTGATCTTCGACTGGATTAATCCGTTCACCGCGATTCAGCTGTTATTCATTAACCTGGCGAATGATTCCCTGCCCGCCATTGCCTTGGGTATGGAGAAGGCCGAGCCGGATGTAATGAGCCGCAAGCCGCGGGATATTAGCGAAGGCATTTTCGCTGGCGGCATGATGCAGGCAGTCATTACCCGTGGCCTGCTGATCGGGATTGCCGTGATTATCTCCCAGTATATCGGGCTGCAGCATTCGGATGAAATGGGGATTGCGATGGCCTTCACCACGCTGATTCTGGCGCGTACCCTGCAGACCTTCGCCGCCCGCTCCAACAGTCAGACCTCTGTGGAGGCCGGCTTCTTCAGCAACAAATATGTAATCGGCGCGGTCATGATCTGCTTTGCCTTTTATGGCATCGCAGTGCTGCCGGGAGTCAGAGATATTTTCTCGATCCCCGCTTCCTTCGGGATGAATCACTGGCTAACCGCAACCGGACTCGCCTTGGGCGCTGTCATTGTGATGGAGCTGGCGAAGCTGGTCCGCCGTATGCTGCCTGCGAAGCAGGCTGCTTAA
- a CDS encoding carbohydrate ABC transporter substrate-binding protein, whose product MKSMKRVLAGLSTVLVMSSALAGCGGGNSDSSSSGAAATTAPASNAAEATKAPEAGSGEKVTINLWSFTDEIPNMTKKYLEIHPEANVEFKTTIVATTDGAYQPALDQALAAGGKDAPDIYATEGAFVLKYTQGDASTFAANYADLGLTDQMVKDAGIAQYSVDIGSSTDGQLKGLGYQATGGAFIYRRSLAKDVFGTDDPAKIKDEVGPGWDKFFSAAEKLKAKGYAAVSGDGDIWHAIENSSDKGWIVDGKLHIDPKREEFLDLSKKLKDNNYYNDTTDWQEAWFADMNGTGEKPVFGFFGPAWLINYTLSEHAKDTKGDWAVTESPTGFFWGGTWLLANKDVVKDEAKKKAVADFIKWVTLDTTETGLQYYWANGTLKDGEQGAKDSVASSVVMDKSKGDLELVGGQNIFDIFVPANANASGKNLTAFDETINKLWRDQVREYTAGNKTRDKALETFKQQVKDQLNIDSE is encoded by the coding sequence ATGAAAAGTATGAAGCGTGTTTTAGCGGGGCTCTCAACAGTGCTCGTGATGTCATCTGCTCTGGCAGGATGCGGCGGCGGGAATTCGGATTCCAGCTCGTCCGGCGCAGCTGCAACAACGGCTCCGGCATCGAATGCGGCAGAGGCAACTAAAGCTCCGGAAGCGGGTAGCGGTGAGAAGGTAACGATCAATCTGTGGAGCTTCACTGACGAAATTCCAAACATGACTAAGAAGTATTTGGAAATTCATCCAGAGGCAAATGTGGAGTTCAAAACTACGATTGTTGCAACTACAGATGGCGCATATCAGCCTGCGCTTGACCAGGCTCTAGCTGCCGGCGGCAAAGATGCACCTGATATTTATGCTACTGAAGGCGCATTCGTACTCAAATATACACAAGGTGATGCATCCACTTTTGCAGCCAACTATGCGGACCTGGGCCTTACGGATCAAATGGTTAAGGATGCAGGCATCGCTCAATATTCTGTTGATATCGGCAGCAGCACTGACGGACAGCTTAAAGGTCTCGGCTATCAGGCAACAGGCGGAGCCTTTATCTATCGCCGCTCGCTTGCCAAGGATGTGTTTGGAACAGATGACCCGGCTAAGATTAAGGATGAGGTGGGTCCAGGCTGGGATAAATTCTTCAGTGCAGCAGAGAAGCTGAAAGCTAAAGGATATGCCGCAGTTTCCGGTGACGGCGATATCTGGCACGCGATCGAAAACAGCTCGGATAAAGGCTGGATTGTCGATGGCAAGCTGCATATTGATCCGAAGCGTGAAGAATTCCTTGATCTATCCAAGAAGCTTAAAGACAATAACTACTATAACGATACGACAGATTGGCAAGAAGCCTGGTTCGCTGATATGAACGGCACTGGCGAAAAACCAGTCTTCGGTTTCTTCGGTCCCGCTTGGCTCATTAACTATACGTTAAGCGAACATGCCAAAGATACAAAGGGTGACTGGGCAGTTACTGAATCACCAACAGGATTCTTCTGGGGAGGCACTTGGTTGCTCGCTAACAAAGACGTAGTCAAGGACGAAGCCAAGAAAAAGGCTGTTGCAGACTTTATCAAGTGGGTAACACTCGACACCACTGAAACTGGACTCCAGTACTACTGGGCTAACGGAACGTTGAAAGATGGCGAGCAAGGCGCGAAGGACAGCGTTGCTTCCTCTGTTGTTATGGATAAGTCTAAAGGTGACTTGGAACTCGTTGGCGGACAGAACATTTTCGATATCTTTGTTCCGGCGAATGCCAACGCTTCCGGTAAGAACTTGACTGCATTCGACGAAACGATCAACAAGCTCTGGCGTGATCAAGTACGCGAATATACTGCAGGCAATAAGACCCGTGATAAAGCACTCGAAACCTTCAAGCAGCAAGTCAAAGATCAACTTAATATCGATAGCGAATAA
- a CDS encoding class I SAM-dependent methyltransferase, producing the protein MKNTQAGFEYSGDYYEAVGDFMREQYLAYGFAQGTMQEVDFLMELMNLRQGTRTLDIGCGPGRHSLELARRGIRTVGVDISAEFIRHANREAAKEEFQAVFLVADARELTFDQEFDGAICLCEGAFGLAGSEENHRKVLRGVHRALKPGSLFVLTVINALNLARRIQDESLFDPYSCTVIDKEEVLSPEGESKEVLIYTTAFTFRELQMLLVSEGFEVEAAYDCSPGQFGKHSLQLGSMEIMMVARRN; encoded by the coding sequence TTGAAGAATACGCAAGCAGGCTTTGAGTACAGTGGGGATTATTATGAAGCAGTCGGGGATTTCATGCGGGAGCAATATTTGGCCTATGGTTTCGCCCAGGGAACGATGCAGGAAGTAGACTTTTTAATGGAGTTAATGAATCTGCGGCAGGGTACCCGCACCCTGGATATTGGCTGTGGTCCGGGGCGGCATAGTCTGGAATTGGCCCGGCGCGGAATTAGAACAGTGGGCGTGGATATTTCTGCGGAATTTATCAGGCACGCAAATCGGGAGGCTGCGAAGGAAGAGTTTCAGGCAGTATTTCTGGTGGCGGATGCCCGCGAGTTAACGTTTGATCAGGAATTCGATGGCGCAATTTGTCTGTGTGAAGGGGCCTTTGGACTGGCGGGCAGTGAAGAGAATCACCGGAAGGTCCTTAGAGGAGTTCATCGGGCGCTGAAGCCGGGTTCTTTGTTTGTGCTTACGGTAATTAATGCGCTTAACTTAGCCCGGCGTATACAGGATGAGTCGTTATTTGATCCGTATTCCTGCACCGTAATCGATAAAGAAGAGGTTCTCAGTCCCGAGGGCGAATCCAAAGAGGTATTGATCTATACCACAGCTTTTACCTTCCGGGAATTACAGATGCTGCTGGTTAGTGAAGGTTTCGAAGTGGAGGCTGCGTATGACTGTAGCCCAGGACAATTCGGGAAACACTCCTTACAGCTCGGGAGCATGGAGATTATGATGGTTGCCCGCCGTAATTAA
- a CDS encoding metal-dependent hydrolase codes for MILAMHIATHLLTGSFIVSMVLMRYEISFREKIVLFGLTSFLGIVPDLLGNRYVSPWSHSIIVMGLVMVPIVFLFRLLLKKYSYTHLYLCLAGSVLGHILVDYLGHGVHLVYPLSSEAYTLPLIYLGDPTVWVPLLLGVMGFVLPVSLGRRRVLSTGSAVFIVLYLSLKLAMLMQLEQGLPRKFTLTPQAAVQVYPLGDYQVHKLSDFWKMGFDVIDSQRRVLGVLPVLGGEVRLDLNMIFAVKSDVVRSNSGKDGLEQVYRKLPAGDEASFEVIEESGEGPAGEIVARDQEENPRYFIYKDGEWQENAKK; via the coding sequence ATGATATTGGCTATGCATATTGCTACACATCTGCTTACGGGCAGTTTCATTGTATCGATGGTGCTCATGCGCTATGAGATTTCTTTCAGGGAAAAGATTGTTCTGTTCGGACTAACCTCATTTTTGGGAATTGTGCCGGATCTTTTGGGGAACAGGTATGTATCTCCTTGGTCGCATTCCATTATAGTCATGGGGCTGGTTATGGTTCCGATTGTGTTCCTGTTCAGGCTGCTGCTGAAAAAATATTCGTATACCCACTTGTACCTATGTCTTGCGGGGAGTGTGCTGGGTCATATACTGGTGGATTATTTGGGACATGGGGTGCATTTGGTCTATCCGCTGTCCAGCGAAGCTTATACCCTTCCTTTGATCTATCTCGGTGATCCTACGGTTTGGGTGCCTCTGTTACTAGGTGTAATGGGTTTTGTGCTTCCGGTGTCGTTGGGCAGGAGACGGGTGCTTAGTACGGGCAGTGCTGTGTTTATTGTCCTGTATCTCAGTCTTAAGCTTGCCATGCTAATGCAACTGGAACAAGGGCTTCCGCGTAAATTCACTCTCACTCCACAGGCAGCCGTTCAGGTGTATCCGCTCGGGGATTATCAGGTTCACAAGCTGAGTGATTTTTGGAAAATGGGGTTTGACGTCATCGACTCCCAGCGAAGGGTGCTTGGGGTGTTGCCTGTCTTGGGCGGAGAGGTCCGTTTAGACTTGAATATGATCTTTGCCGTTAAGAGTGACGTTGTCCGCAGCAATTCGGGAAAAGACGGGCTGGAGCAAGTATACCGGAAGCTACCTGCCGGGGATGAGGCTTCATTTGAAGTGATAGAGGAGAGCGGGGAAGGGCCTGCCGGAGAGATTGTTGCACGCGACCAGGAGGAGAATCCCCGTTATTTTATCTATAAGGATGGAGAGTGGCAGGAAAACGCGAAGAAGTAG
- a CDS encoding APC family permease, with product MISFLKRFLIGRPLKSSELGEQKLNKKKALAILSSDALSSVAYGPEQILIVLVTIGAAAFWYSIPIALGVLILLTALILSYRQIIFAYSHGGGAYVVSKENLGKYPGLIAGGSLLVDYILTVAVSISAGTDAITSAFPSLHEHKVVIAIVFVLLITILNLRGVTESASVLAYPVYLFVLALFILIGTGLYNILSGNVPAELHTSLGTPVAGISLFLLLRAFSSGSSALTGVEAISNAIPNFKSPEASNASKTLIAMGVLLAVMFSGIVVLAYYYGIAPRADVTVVSQIAEQTFGRNAMYYFIQGTTALILILAANTGYSAFPLLAVNLAKDKFIPRMFTMRGDRLGYSNGIIILGVLSMLLIYVFEGKTEQLIPLYAVGVFIPFTLSQSGMMVKWLREKPAGWVQKFIINTVGALISFVVTMMFFMTKFTQVWPVFVFLPILLLVFHRIHKHYEAIADQLRITTCEETIKIEGNVIIVPVAGITHVVMNSLEYAKSLSPQQIIAVYVPFEREDEAVFEEKWRKWQPDVRLVTLYTPYRSIIQPLTKFIDKVNWKAAELNHRVTVIIPQFIPKKGWHNILHNQSSLLIRARLLFRSDVIVTTVPYHLKK from the coding sequence GTGATTTCATTTTTAAAACGATTTTTAATTGGCAGGCCCTTAAAGTCCAGTGAATTGGGAGAGCAAAAGTTAAATAAAAAGAAAGCGCTGGCTATACTGTCTTCAGATGCGCTGTCATCCGTGGCCTACGGGCCAGAGCAGATTCTGATTGTGCTGGTTACGATTGGGGCAGCCGCCTTCTGGTATTCGATCCCGATTGCGCTGGGTGTGTTGATCCTGCTGACCGCGCTCATTCTGTCCTACCGGCAGATTATTTTTGCTTATTCCCACGGCGGGGGCGCCTATGTGGTGTCCAAGGAGAACCTGGGCAAGTATCCGGGGTTAATTGCCGGAGGTTCGCTGCTGGTTGACTATATTTTAACGGTGGCTGTAAGTATATCGGCGGGTACGGATGCCATCACCTCAGCGTTTCCCAGCCTGCATGAGCATAAAGTGGTGATTGCCATTGTGTTTGTGCTTCTGATCACGATTTTGAACTTAAGAGGGGTCACGGAATCTGCTTCCGTCCTCGCTTATCCGGTCTATTTATTCGTCCTGGCCTTATTCATCCTGATTGGTACAGGTCTGTACAACATCTTGTCAGGTAACGTTCCGGCGGAACTGCATACCTCACTGGGGACTCCGGTAGCGGGGATTAGCCTATTTCTATTATTGCGCGCCTTTTCTTCCGGGAGCTCTGCATTAACGGGTGTAGAAGCGATCTCCAATGCCATACCGAATTTCAAAAGCCCGGAAGCGTCCAACGCCTCCAAAACCTTAATCGCCATGGGAGTTTTATTGGCTGTGATGTTCTCGGGTATTGTAGTGTTAGCCTACTATTACGGGATTGCTCCACGCGCTGACGTCACTGTTGTCTCGCAAATTGCCGAGCAAACCTTTGGCCGGAATGCGATGTACTATTTTATCCAGGGAACGACTGCATTAATCCTGATCCTGGCTGCCAATACCGGTTATTCCGCCTTTCCATTGCTGGCCGTGAACCTTGCCAAGGATAAGTTTATTCCGCGAATGTTCACCATGCGGGGGGACCGGCTGGGTTACTCCAACGGTATTATCATATTGGGTGTTCTATCCATGCTTCTGATTTATGTCTTTGAGGGGAAAACGGAGCAGTTGATTCCTTTATATGCTGTAGGTGTATTCATTCCCTTTACGTTGTCGCAGAGCGGGATGATGGTGAAATGGCTCCGGGAAAAGCCTGCGGGCTGGGTGCAAAAGTTCATCATCAACACAGTTGGCGCTCTAATCAGCTTCGTTGTAACGATGATGTTCTTCATGACCAAGTTTACGCAGGTATGGCCGGTATTTGTCTTTCTGCCGATTCTGCTCCTGGTGTTCCACCGGATTCATAAGCATTATGAGGCCATTGCGGACCAGCTTAGAATTACTACCTGTGAGGAAACGATCAAGATTGAAGGCAATGTGATTATCGTGCCAGTCGCCGGAATCACTCATGTCGTGATGAACTCCCTGGAATATGCCAAGTCGCTGTCTCCGCAGCAGATTATAGCCGTCTACGTGCCCTTCGAGCGGGAAGATGAAGCGGTGTTCGAGGAGAAGTGGAGAAAGTGGCAGCCGGACGTAAGGTTGGTAACCCTATATACTCCTTATAGAAGCATCATACAACCCTTGACCAAATTTATTGATAAGGTGAATTGGAAGGCCGCAGAGCTGAACCATAGGGTAACGGTAATTATTCCACAGTTCATTCCGAAGAAAGGCTGGCATAATATCCTTCATAATCAATCGAGTCTGCTGATACGCGCCCGTCTGTTGTTCCGCAGCGATGTCATTGTCACTACGGTGCCTTATCATTTGAAGAAGTGA
- a CDS encoding VOC family protein encodes MIKEVEMWTHTLEEMKYFYENTLGLTVVQEHSASFIVQAGVSTLIFTESNPSRQPKYHFAFNIPENQIDEALRWITPKVSVIPNEGQEVVHFESWNADSIYFYDPAGNIVELIARHNLNNSANEAFSPASLLCVSEIGLPVPDVEEALLKLSRVGIVPWQDYHSQFAAAGDEHGLIIAVKQGRVWFMSDQEEAYPHPLTIKTAVCEITLDDTEGVQVRGLR; translated from the coding sequence ATGATAAAAGAAGTAGAGATGTGGACCCATACCTTAGAAGAAATGAAATACTTTTATGAGAATACTCTTGGGCTGACGGTAGTCCAGGAACATTCAGCCTCCTTCATTGTACAAGCGGGGGTGTCTACTCTAATCTTTACTGAGTCTAACCCAAGCAGACAGCCGAAATATCATTTTGCTTTTAATATTCCTGAGAATCAGATAGATGAAGCGTTGCGCTGGATCACTCCAAAGGTATCTGTCATTCCTAATGAGGGCCAGGAAGTTGTGCACTTCGAGTCTTGGAATGCCGATTCCATCTATTTCTATGATCCGGCAGGTAATATTGTAGAGTTGATTGCCCGGCACAATCTGAACAATTCCGCCAATGAAGCATTTTCTCCAGCCAGTCTGTTATGTGTAAGTGAGATCGGGCTGCCTGTACCCGATGTGGAGGAGGCGCTGCTTAAGCTATCCCGGGTAGGGATTGTTCCTTGGCAGGATTACCATAGCCAGTTCGCCGCTGCAGGTGACGAGCACGGGTTGATTATTGCTGTGAAGCAAGGCCGGGTCTGGTTCATGTCTGATCAGGAGGAAGCCTATCCGCATCCGCTAACTATTAAGACGGCTGTTTGTGAGATCACGCTGGATGATACAGAGGGGGTGCAGGTCCGGGGGCTTCGTTAA